One window of Paralichthys olivaceus isolate ysfri-2021 chromosome 20, ASM2471397v2, whole genome shotgun sequence genomic DNA carries:
- the rbm43 gene encoding RNA-binding protein 43 isoform X1, which translates to MKLPRCHFSSQMDFPVEATVRLDVFRDHVKVRELLRSHGFVATDLSRDQVRVKGSFLKLQAVKARLEQLLNSQKPTETTRRSSSPFSSGAISKYYADSRPGSGGDRGRLGSSDGPLFAHPSSPNTSAPWTSNMSRSHQISSEHRAAASTRAKQRDAFRAESESFVVDADVFRYARQLRKKDLDMILETHNVRVVVDEVVDSFNVTLLGKSARAAAGKLQSLLSDLSKSLRTQEVPLRDMDAEGKAFLNSIRRNNNVHDSVLVCEMNDRLHLIGSSVKSYEVKQKLLGRSAEQSGRAGRTFEKNSRRRSSSLPPTNRPRADMRDITYSSPAGAAGYSPSKYQDEKQEGAGPVWEAAGARPGQSRASRRQSFTESREKGREEKPHDFAQETNNSGKPPRIKQLLVCTKHIQEKLQGSRKK; encoded by the exons ATGAAG CTCCCTCGGTGTCACTTCTCCTCTCAGATGGATTTCCCCGTGGAGGCGACGGTACGTCTGGATGTCTTCCGGGACCACGTGAAGGTGCGAGAGCTCCTCCGGTCACATGGCTTTGTGGCGACAGATCTGAGCAGAGATCAGGTTCGTGTCAAGGGTTCGTTTTTGAAGCTCCAAGCTGTGAAGGCCCGTTTGGAGCAACTTCTTAACTCGCAAAAACCGACCGAGACCACCCGGCGCTCGTCCTCGCCCTTTTCTTCTGGAGCCATTTCCAAATACTACGCAGACAGCCGTCCAGGGTCGGGTGGCGACAGAGGCAGGTTAGGATCCAGTGACGGGCCCCTGTTCGCTCACCCGTCCTCGCCCAACACCTCTGCACCGTGGACGTCAAACATGTCCCGCAGTCATCAAATCTCTTCAGAGCACAGAGCGGCTGCTTCTACCAGAGCAAAGCAGCGTGATGCGTTCAGGGCCGAAAGTGAGTCATTTGTCGTTGATGCAGATGTGTTCAGGTACGCAAGGCAACTCAGGAAAAAAGACCTTGACATGATCCTGGAGACTCATAACGTTAGAGTGGTGGTGGACGAAGTTGTCGACAGCTTCAATGTCACTTTACTGGGGAAGAGTGCAAGGGCGGCCGCCGGTAAACTGCAGAGCCTCTTGAGTGATCTCAGCAAATCACTACGCACGCAGGAAGTTCCTCTGAGGGACATGGACGCGGAAGGCAAGGCATTTTTAAACAGCATTCGCAGAAACAACAACGTTCATGATTCAGTGCTCGTGTGTGAGATGAACGACAGACTCCACCTCATCGGGTCGTCTGTCAAGAGCTACGAGGTGAAGCAGAAGCTGTTGGGGAGGTCGGCGGAGCAGTCGGGGCGAGCAGGGAGGACGTTCGAGAAGAActccaggaggaggagcagctcccTGCCGCCCACCAACCGACCCAGGGCAGATATGAGAGATATCACTTATTCATCtcctgctggagctgcaggttACTCCCCCTCAAAGTACCAGGATGAGAAACAGGAAGGTGCCGGACCCGTGTGGGAGGCTGCTGGAGCTCGTCCTGGACAGAGCCGAGCTTCACGGAGACAAAGCTTCACCGAGTCACGTGAAAAAGGACGAGAAGAGAAACCTCATGACTTTGCTCAAGAGACGAACAACAGTGGCAAACCTCCCCGCATCAAGCAGCTGCTCGTCTGTACAAAACATATACAAGAAAAGCTCCAAGGTTCAAGGAAGAAATGA
- the rbm43 gene encoding RNA-binding protein 43 isoform X2 has product MKMDFPVEATVRLDVFRDHVKVRELLRSHGFVATDLSRDQVRVKGSFLKLQAVKARLEQLLNSQKPTETTRRSSSPFSSGAISKYYADSRPGSGGDRGRLGSSDGPLFAHPSSPNTSAPWTSNMSRSHQISSEHRAAASTRAKQRDAFRAESESFVVDADVFRYARQLRKKDLDMILETHNVRVVVDEVVDSFNVTLLGKSARAAAGKLQSLLSDLSKSLRTQEVPLRDMDAEGKAFLNSIRRNNNVHDSVLVCEMNDRLHLIGSSVKSYEVKQKLLGRSAEQSGRAGRTFEKNSRRRSSSLPPTNRPRADMRDITYSSPAGAAGYSPSKYQDEKQEGAGPVWEAAGARPGQSRASRRQSFTESREKGREEKPHDFAQETNNSGKPPRIKQLLVCTKHIQEKLQGSRKK; this is encoded by the exons ATGAAG ATGGATTTCCCCGTGGAGGCGACGGTACGTCTGGATGTCTTCCGGGACCACGTGAAGGTGCGAGAGCTCCTCCGGTCACATGGCTTTGTGGCGACAGATCTGAGCAGAGATCAGGTTCGTGTCAAGGGTTCGTTTTTGAAGCTCCAAGCTGTGAAGGCCCGTTTGGAGCAACTTCTTAACTCGCAAAAACCGACCGAGACCACCCGGCGCTCGTCCTCGCCCTTTTCTTCTGGAGCCATTTCCAAATACTACGCAGACAGCCGTCCAGGGTCGGGTGGCGACAGAGGCAGGTTAGGATCCAGTGACGGGCCCCTGTTCGCTCACCCGTCCTCGCCCAACACCTCTGCACCGTGGACGTCAAACATGTCCCGCAGTCATCAAATCTCTTCAGAGCACAGAGCGGCTGCTTCTACCAGAGCAAAGCAGCGTGATGCGTTCAGGGCCGAAAGTGAGTCATTTGTCGTTGATGCAGATGTGTTCAGGTACGCAAGGCAACTCAGGAAAAAAGACCTTGACATGATCCTGGAGACTCATAACGTTAGAGTGGTGGTGGACGAAGTTGTCGACAGCTTCAATGTCACTTTACTGGGGAAGAGTGCAAGGGCGGCCGCCGGTAAACTGCAGAGCCTCTTGAGTGATCTCAGCAAATCACTACGCACGCAGGAAGTTCCTCTGAGGGACATGGACGCGGAAGGCAAGGCATTTTTAAACAGCATTCGCAGAAACAACAACGTTCATGATTCAGTGCTCGTGTGTGAGATGAACGACAGACTCCACCTCATCGGGTCGTCTGTCAAGAGCTACGAGGTGAAGCAGAAGCTGTTGGGGAGGTCGGCGGAGCAGTCGGGGCGAGCAGGGAGGACGTTCGAGAAGAActccaggaggaggagcagctcccTGCCGCCCACCAACCGACCCAGGGCAGATATGAGAGATATCACTTATTCATCtcctgctggagctgcaggttACTCCCCCTCAAAGTACCAGGATGAGAAACAGGAAGGTGCCGGACCCGTGTGGGAGGCTGCTGGAGCTCGTCCTGGACAGAGCCGAGCTTCACGGAGACAAAGCTTCACCGAGTCACGTGAAAAAGGACGAGAAGAGAAACCTCATGACTTTGCTCAAGAGACGAACAACAGTGGCAAACCTCCCCGCATCAAGCAGCTGCTCGTCTGTACAAAACATATACAAGAAAAGCTCCAAGGTTCAAGGAAGAAATGA
- the rbm43 gene encoding RNA-binding protein 43 isoform X3 — protein MDFPVEATVRLDVFRDHVKVRELLRSHGFVATDLSRDQVRVKGSFLKLQAVKARLEQLLNSQKPTETTRRSSSPFSSGAISKYYADSRPGSGGDRGRLGSSDGPLFAHPSSPNTSAPWTSNMSRSHQISSEHRAAASTRAKQRDAFRAESESFVVDADVFRYARQLRKKDLDMILETHNVRVVVDEVVDSFNVTLLGKSARAAAGKLQSLLSDLSKSLRTQEVPLRDMDAEGKAFLNSIRRNNNVHDSVLVCEMNDRLHLIGSSVKSYEVKQKLLGRSAEQSGRAGRTFEKNSRRRSSSLPPTNRPRADMRDITYSSPAGAAGYSPSKYQDEKQEGAGPVWEAAGARPGQSRASRRQSFTESREKGREEKPHDFAQETNNSGKPPRIKQLLVCTKHIQEKLQGSRKK, from the coding sequence ATGGATTTCCCCGTGGAGGCGACGGTACGTCTGGATGTCTTCCGGGACCACGTGAAGGTGCGAGAGCTCCTCCGGTCACATGGCTTTGTGGCGACAGATCTGAGCAGAGATCAGGTTCGTGTCAAGGGTTCGTTTTTGAAGCTCCAAGCTGTGAAGGCCCGTTTGGAGCAACTTCTTAACTCGCAAAAACCGACCGAGACCACCCGGCGCTCGTCCTCGCCCTTTTCTTCTGGAGCCATTTCCAAATACTACGCAGACAGCCGTCCAGGGTCGGGTGGCGACAGAGGCAGGTTAGGATCCAGTGACGGGCCCCTGTTCGCTCACCCGTCCTCGCCCAACACCTCTGCACCGTGGACGTCAAACATGTCCCGCAGTCATCAAATCTCTTCAGAGCACAGAGCGGCTGCTTCTACCAGAGCAAAGCAGCGTGATGCGTTCAGGGCCGAAAGTGAGTCATTTGTCGTTGATGCAGATGTGTTCAGGTACGCAAGGCAACTCAGGAAAAAAGACCTTGACATGATCCTGGAGACTCATAACGTTAGAGTGGTGGTGGACGAAGTTGTCGACAGCTTCAATGTCACTTTACTGGGGAAGAGTGCAAGGGCGGCCGCCGGTAAACTGCAGAGCCTCTTGAGTGATCTCAGCAAATCACTACGCACGCAGGAAGTTCCTCTGAGGGACATGGACGCGGAAGGCAAGGCATTTTTAAACAGCATTCGCAGAAACAACAACGTTCATGATTCAGTGCTCGTGTGTGAGATGAACGACAGACTCCACCTCATCGGGTCGTCTGTCAAGAGCTACGAGGTGAAGCAGAAGCTGTTGGGGAGGTCGGCGGAGCAGTCGGGGCGAGCAGGGAGGACGTTCGAGAAGAActccaggaggaggagcagctcccTGCCGCCCACCAACCGACCCAGGGCAGATATGAGAGATATCACTTATTCATCtcctgctggagctgcaggttACTCCCCCTCAAAGTACCAGGATGAGAAACAGGAAGGTGCCGGACCCGTGTGGGAGGCTGCTGGAGCTCGTCCTGGACAGAGCCGAGCTTCACGGAGACAAAGCTTCACCGAGTCACGTGAAAAAGGACGAGAAGAGAAACCTCATGACTTTGCTCAAGAGACGAACAACAGTGGCAAACCTCCCCGCATCAAGCAGCTGCTCGTCTGTACAAAACATATACAAGAAAAGCTCCAAGGTTCAAGGAAGAAATGA